Part of the Natrialbaceae archaeon AArc-T1-2 genome, TCTCGAAGCGACGATAGACGACCGTGGCACCGAACGGACGCTCTCGCTTTCGGACTCCGATCCCGTCCGCGTTCCAGATGCCGAGCCCGTCGCCGACGTCGAGTTCGACAGCACGGTCGAGGCCGACTTCGCCGGCCGGATCGAGCGTCTCGACCTCGAGTGGGAACTGCTGCGTGAACCCGAGCCGCTGGCGACGGGGACGCGGGTGATGATCCCCGACTTCGCGTTCGAGTACGCCCACGACGTGTCCTCCGATCCTGAGACGGGGAGTGGCCCGTGCGACCACGACCACGACACCGACCGCCGTTTCCGGATCTACCTCGAGATCGTCGGCTTCTGGACCCCCGAGTACGTCGAAAAGAAACTCGCCCAACTCGAGGACGTAGAAGACGTCGACCTGCTGGTGGCGGTCGACGAGAGCCTCGGCGTCGGCGAGGAGATCGAGGCCCGCGACCACCGGGTGATCACCTACGCGGATCGAGTCCGGGTCAAAGACGTCGTCGACGTCCTCACAGAGTACGAACGGGAGCTGACTGCGGCGAACGCCGCCGCCTTGCCCGACGAGCTCGTCCCCGACGACGACGACGTCGTCACGCTCGCCGAACTCGCCGCCTGTCACGGCGTCAGCGAGGCCGCCCTCGAGGGGAAGCGATTCCCGGAGCACGACCGCGTGGGTCGGACGCTGATTCGGCCGTCGGTCCTCGAGACCGTAGACGACGAACTCGAGCCCGGCATGCGCCTCGCCGAGGCCGAATCGGTCCTCGAGGCGGTCGGGATCACCGACGCGAGCGCCGCCCTCTCGTCGCTCGGGTATCGCGTCGAGTGGGAAGGGCTCGGTGGCGGCATCGTCCGGAAGCAAGAGTGACAGTCCGATCGAGATGCCTCAGCCGGACGTCGGCCGCAGCCGACCAAGCGTTTTTGTCGTCGGTGTAGTGGAATACCCAGAGAGGATCCCAATGCGCGTACCACGTCCGGAGACCGGTCAGCTCGCGGGACAGTTCCCCTACGTCCGGGTCGGCGACGGCCCGAAGACGGTACTCGTCATCCCCGGTATCGGCGACGCGATGTTCGACGGCGAGTACGGCCGCCCCGGAGCCATGGGCGTCGCAGTCCAGTTTCGGCGGTTTCTCGAGGAGTACACGGTGTACGTCGTGAGCCGTCCCCGGGGGCTCCCCGAAGGAACGTCGATCCGCGAGCTGGCCCAGAACTACGCACACGTTCTCGAACGACACGTCGAACCCGCCTCGGTACTCGGCATCTCGATGGGCGGGCTGATCGGCCAGGAACTCGCGTACGAACGACCGGACCTGGTCGACCGGCTCGTCGTCGCCGTCGCCGGCTGTCGGCTCGCAGCCGAGAGCGTCCGGGTGCTCCGGCGACTTCGCCGATACGGCGTCGAAGGCAGGTGGACCGAGATCCGATCGGCGTTTCTCGAGGCGATGTACACCGGCTGGCGACGACAGCTCTACCCGCGACTCTCTCGGACGGTCGGTCGGATCAGACCGCCGGCGCCGGCAGATCCCGACGACTTCCTCCACTCGGTCGACGCCGTCCTCGAGTACGACGCCACGGACCGTCTGGCGCGGATCGAGCCGCGAACGCTCGTCATCGGCGGCGACGACGACCCGTTCTTTCCCGAACGAATCCTGCGCGAAACACACGACGAGCTGCCCGACGCCCAGCTCGCGATGTTCCGCGGGGCTCGTCACGGGGCCTTCCTCGAGCGAAAGGAGGCGTTCGACGACTGGGTGAGGCAGTTTCTCGCCGGCGAGCCGGCGCGGGCTCGATCGTAGATGCCGATCGAGGGAGCGCCCTCGGTGACGGCGGTCCGCGGCGACGGGAGAAACAGCACGCTAATGACTGCGTGTTACCACTCCCCGACATCGATGGTCGAGACACCCACTGCATTCGACTTCGAGTACGTTCCGACCGAAATCGTATATGGGCGTGGCTGCGTCGCGAAACTCGGCGAGGTCCTCGAGGAGATCGGCTCGGAACGCGCGCTGGTCGTCTGCGGCTCGAACGTCGGCGCGAACCGGGACGTGATAGACCCCGTCACGACCGGGATCGGCGATCGGCTGGTCGGCGTCTTCGACGAAACGACGCCGGAGAAATCGCTCGAGACCGTCCTCGACGGCGTCGACGCGATCCACGACACCGACGCCGACGCCGTCGTCGGGCTCGGCGGCGGAAGCTCCCTGAACGTCGCTCGAGCGATGTGCTCGATCGCGCCACTGGACCGTCCTCGTGAGGACGTCGTCGAGGAGGTTCTCGAGACGCAGACGGTGCCGTCGCCCGCCGCGTCGACCGAACCGATCCCGAACGTCGCCGTCCCGACGACGATGCCGGGCGCTGACGTCTCCGCGGGCGGGAGCGTCTTCGTCGCCACGGAAGCGCACGCCCCCGATGCGGATCGAATCGCTGCCAATATCTCTGACTCGCGGCTCATGGCCGACGCGAACGTCTCCGATCCGGAGCTGTACGCGACGACGCCGACTGACGTGCTCGCGTCCTCGGCGATGAACGGATTCGACAAGGGGATCGAAACGATCTACTCGCGGGAGACGACGCCGATCGCCACCGCCCACGCAATCGAGGGACTTCGACACTACCGCGCCGGGCTGTCAAACCTCGTCGACGCCGCTGTCGACGATCCGGCGTACGACCACGCCGTGCTCGGAACCCTGCTCGTACAGTACGGACGGAAGACGAACATCATCCACACGTTCGGGAACGGTATCTCTGGCCAGTACGACGTTCAACAGGGGGTCGTTCACGGTATCGTGGCCCCGCACGTGCTTCGGTACGTATTCGACAACGCCGACGGCTCCCGACGCCGGATCGCAGACGGACTCGAGATCGACACCGCGGGCAAACGCGACGACGCTGTTGCGGACGCGATCGTCGAGGACGTAATCGAAATTCGCGACGCGCTCGGACTCCCGACCCGTCTGAGAGACGTCGAGGGACTGACGCGCGATCACGTCCGCGACGTCGCCGAGGCGATCCACGGCAACTACAAACACGCACGTAACCCGCCCGGTGTCGATCCCACCGTCGAGGAGATCGGTTCCGTGCTGCAGGCGGCCTGGTGATTCGATACCCGGCGACGCTTCTGGCGAGTTCGCTCGTCGTCACTCGTCTCCGCCTGCTGGGACGCAAAACACGGGCACGTCGGCGTTTCGAACGACGTTCTCGGTGACGCTTCCCAGCAGGCGCCGTCTGATCCCTGACCGTCCGTGGGTACCCATCACGACGAAATCGATGTCGTTGTCGTCGACGTACTCGAGGATCACCCGCGCCGGCGGACCGCTCGCGAGAGTCCCTCTGACGCTGACGCCCGCTTCGGTCGCCCGTTCTCGCACCGTCGCGAGCGCGTCCTCGCCGCGTTGCTCGAGCGCGGCGAAGAGTTCGTCGACCCCGTCGCCGGTCAGAAGCCGGCTCGTATCGGCCGAGTAGATCGCATGCCCTGTCGCGTCGTACGTCTCGGCCAGGGCGATTCCCCACTCGACGGCGACGGTCGCCGGTTCGCTCCCGTCGGTCGGCAACAGGACGCTCCCGTAGCCACCGTCGCCCGTCGGCTCGGGCGACGCCGGCGGCACGGCGAGCACCGGCACGCTCACGGTCCGGAGGACGTTCTCGGTGACGCTGCCGAGCAGGGCTCGCTCGAGGCCGGTCCTCCCTTCCGTCCCCATCGCGACGACGTCGATTCCCTGCTCGTCGGCGTACGACTCGATGACCCTGGACGGAGCGCCGCGTTCGACGACCGTTTCGACCTCGAGGTCGGCGTCGACGTCGGCGGCGAGTGCCGCGACCGTCTCGACGGCCTCTTCGGCACTGCGTTCGAACGGCGAGTCCTCCTCGGCTGCGAGCATGCGCTCGGGGGCGTCGGCCTCGGTCGTGTCGACGACGGAGATGGTAGAGACATCGGCTCCGACCGTGCTGGCGAGTGCGAGGCCGTGTTTCGCGCCGGCGAGTGCACCGTCGCTGCCGTCGGTGGGAATCAGTACTGACTCGATCGATCGGTTCATGATGCGTGATATGACCTCCGTCGTAAAATAACGGTGGGAACCGACGAGGCGGCGGTCGGAGACTGACCCGCCAGCACGGTTTTCGGGCTCGCCACCCATGTGCCTCCATGACACGCACCGATATCATCTGACGCACACGTTCCGTCCGAGCAGGTGATCAGTAGCGTTCGTTACAAATCTCGCTGTCTCCCTTTCGGCACCATCGAGCGCAACTCGCCGTGGACGTAGAGTCCGACGCCGAGCGGTTCGCGGTCGCCACCGAGTTCGTGGGCGGCGATCAGGTAGCCCCAGTCGCCGTCCCAGGCGAGCTCCTGGTCTTCGCCGGCGACGAACCGACGGGCCTGCTCGCGGGAGAGTTCGATGACACACGTCCTGGCGTGGGCACCGAATCGCTGAACGAAGTCGGTGGTCGGCTTCCAGTGTTCCTGGCGCGTCCGCAGACAGGTCATTCCGAGCGCCTCGAGTTCGGCAGGCGAGGGTGACTCGCCGGCGTAGATCCAGATCTTGCCCGCGCCCTTCTCCCAGAACGTGTGCTCGTCGAACGTCTCGGGCGGAATGCCAAAGCGGTCCGCGAAGTACGCGAGGACGTCGCCACGGCTCACCCGCCCCTCGACGGTCCGTTCGGCGTCGGTCGCCGGGAGACGGTCGAACTGCTGGCCGACGTTTTGCTCGAGTGCGTCGCTGTCGCCGTCCTCGCTCATTCGGCGGTCACCTCCAGTTTCGCGACGAAGAACCCACCCGTGTCGTTCTGGTGGGGGTAGATCCGGGCCGCGTGCTCGAGACTCGGGTCGTACGTCTCGTTCTCCCACTCGGTGACCCCCGGCGAATGCTCGAGGTCGAGTTCGAAGGGAACGACCCGACAGTCCTCCCGGTCGAGGACGTGGTCGACGACGGCCTCGTTCTCCTCGGGGGCGAACGTACACGTCGAGTAGACGACGGTCCCGCCCTCGCGGGTGGCCTGGATCGCCCGTCGGAGAATGCCCTTCTGGATGCCCGCGACCGAGTGGACGTGATCCAGCGACCAGTCCTCGAGTGCGTCGGGGTTCTTCCGGATCGTCCCCTCACACGAGCAGGGGGCGTCGACGAGCGCGCGATCGAACTCGTCGAACGCGAGCGGTTTCAGCGAGTAGTTGCGAGCGTCCTGGTTCGTGACGGCCATCGCGGTCACGCCGAGGCGTTCGGCGTTGAACCGAAGCGCGGAGAGTCGACCGAGGTTGTTGTCGTTCGCCACGACGGTGCCGCGGTCGTCCATCAGGGCGGCAAGTTGAGTCGCCTTCCCGCCGGGTGCGGCACAGGCGTCCCAGACCCGCTCGCCGGGCTCGGGATCGAGCACGACCGGCGGCACCGCCGAGACCTCCTCCTGGCCGTGGGTGAAGCCGTGGTAGGAGGTCCACGTCGACCCCGGTGAGTCCGTCTCGAGGCCCAGTACGCGGGGGTTCCAGTCGGCCTGCTCGTAGCCGACGCCTTCCTCCTCGAGGGTCGTCGTTGCCCGCTCGACGCTCGCTTTGATCGTGTTCACGCGCACGGCGATTCCCAGATCTCGCCGGCAGGCGGACAGAAACGCCTCGAAGTCGTCGATGACCGGCCGGTACCGCTCGAGTGACTCCATCGCCCGCGGCTTCGCTCCCCCGGCGTTTGTGGGTTTCGAAGCGGCGACGATCGCCGGCAGTCGGCCGGATCTCGTTCCGACATACTGTAACAATCCTGTCAGAAACGCTTATTGGAGGGATCGTTGAACGAACGGATAGCTGGTTGATAACTATGTCGAGAACGTCAGCGGAAACAACGGTAGTCTGTCACGTACGTGCCCCCCTGCTTCTCGAGCCGGTAGACCAGCAGGTAGAGACGCTCAACGAGTGCGAAAACGAGGGAACGATCGACACGGTATTGCTCCGAAGCTGGCCCAAGGAGGTGACGATCTCGTCGGAGAGTCCGTACCCGGAGGTGCTTGACGCGGTCGATCGGTTCGAACGGTGGGCAGACCGGCAGGGGGTGAGCATCTATCCCCCGTTTAGAGAGCGAACGCGTTCGACCCTGACCGAAGGGACGAAAGACGTGCTCGTGACCCCGATGCTGTGTCTCGCCGTCTACCGCGGTGACGAGCTGTACGGCGTGTTCCCACACTCCGACGGCGAGGAGACCTACACGGCCACCGATACGATCGCGACGCTTCGGACCGGCGAACTGCCCACGCCGATGGGATCGCCGGCGCTCGAGTCGCCGGAGCCGGACACCTGTCCGGAGTGTGACGGTCGCCTCGTGAACGGTCAGGGCGTCTACGTCTGTCGCGACTGCGAGTGGATCGGCGAGACGATGTCCGACGGCCAGTACGTCCCGGTCTCGCTGTCACCGGTGACGAGGCCGACGCGATCGCCGACCCTGCCCGAGACGTAAGCGTCTGTTTTCGTTCCCGAATCGATCCGAGTCCGTCCCGGCGATATCACAACCTCTTTTCAGCTGCTCGGTTATCTCTCGTCCATGGAGCCCGACATCGGTCCCGAAGACTGTCCGACGGTCGACGGCATACCGCGGCTCGGACTCGGCACCTACCGGAACACCGATCCGGATCAGTGTACAGAGAGCGTCCGGACCGCCCTCGAGCTCGGCTATCGGCACGTCGACACGGCGGCGATGTACGACAACGAGGTCGCCGTCGGCGAGGGGATCCGACAGGCCGCCGTCGACCGCGAGGAGGTCTTTCTCGCGACCAAGCTCTGGTATACGGACCTCGGTCGTGGCGACGTTCGCGAGGCCGCTCGAGCGAGTCTCGACCGGCTGGGTGTCGACGCGGTCGACCTCTTGTACGTCCACTGGCCGACCGAGACGTACGTCCCCGACGAGACCCTGCCGGCGTTCGCCGAGCTGTACGACGATGGACTGATCGACCGAATCGGCGTGAGTAACTTCTCGCCGGAACTGCTCGAGGAGGCGATCGACGTCTGTGACGCCCCCATCGCCGCGAACCAGGTCGAGATGCACCCGCTATTGCCACAGCGAGAGCTACGCGAGGCCTGCGACCGCCACGACGTCGAGCTCGTCGCGTACACGCCGATCGCTCGCGGCGCCGTCTTTGACGTTCCTGCGATCCAGGACGTCGCGTCGAAACACGGCGTCAGCGAAGCGCAGGTCAGCCTCACCTGGCTGCGCGAGAAAGGCGTCACGGCGATCCCCAAAGCGACCGGACGAGACCACATCGCTGACAACTGGGCGTCGCTCGCCCTCGAGCTCGACGACGAGGACGTCGCGGCGATCGACGGCGTCGACCGGCGACGTCGCGAGGTCGACCCGAGCTTTGGCCCCTGGAACTGATCGACTCCCGACCCGTCGTTGTACCCAACTGTCTTCGTGCCGTGAAAAACCCGAAAGTTAACGGTACCCCGCAAGTTGTGATCCGGTATGGCTACCCGCGCACGAAGCGGCGGTGGTGGTGGTATCGTCGGCGCGGTGAGGGTCGACCTCGAGCGTCTGTACGGGGCGTGGATGGAACTGGCCTTCCCGCGCCAGCGCGGCCGCGGCCACTCCGTGATGGGCAAGTGGAAACCGGAGACTCTCCCCCAGACGGTCGCGTACCGGTTCTGGAGCACCCTGGGCGTGCTCGGGCTCGTCGTCCTCTATCCGCTGACGGTGTTTGGCTTTGCGACTCGCTACTACGCGAGAAAACTCGACTCGACGACGACGCGACTGGGGATCGCCGGCGTAACCGGTCTCGCGATCCTGATCTGGGGAGCGTTGACCGTCCTCGCTCACATCCAGCTTCCGTTCGATGCGTTTCTCGCCGTCGCCGCGGCGAGCGTCGCCGCGGTCGTCTCGGCAGCGCTCGCGGCGACGTTCTCGAAAGTCGGCGGCCGCGGGACGTCGGTCGCGCTCGCGTATCCGTTCGCGATGACCGCGATCTTTCTCCCGCCGGTCGTCGCCGCACTCGTCACGCCGTCGCTCGAGCCG contains:
- a CDS encoding iron-containing alcohol dehydrogenase family protein, which encodes MVETPTAFDFEYVPTEIVYGRGCVAKLGEVLEEIGSERALVVCGSNVGANRDVIDPVTTGIGDRLVGVFDETTPEKSLETVLDGVDAIHDTDADAVVGLGGGSSLNVARAMCSIAPLDRPREDVVEEVLETQTVPSPAASTEPIPNVAVPTTMPGADVSAGGSVFVATEAHAPDADRIAANISDSRLMADANVSDPELYATTPTDVLASSAMNGFDKGIETIYSRETTPIATAHAIEGLRHYRAGLSNLVDAAVDDPAYDHAVLGTLLVQYGRKTNIIHTFGNGISGQYDVQQGVVHGIVAPHVLRYVFDNADGSRRRIADGLEIDTAGKRDDAVADAIVEDVIEIRDALGLPTRLRDVEGLTRDHVRDVAEAIHGNYKHARNPPGVDPTVEEIGSVLQAAW
- a CDS encoding aldo/keto reductase is translated as MEPDIGPEDCPTVDGIPRLGLGTYRNTDPDQCTESVRTALELGYRHVDTAAMYDNEVAVGEGIRQAAVDREEVFLATKLWYTDLGRGDVREAARASLDRLGVDAVDLLYVHWPTETYVPDETLPAFAELYDDGLIDRIGVSNFSPELLEEAIDVCDAPIAANQVEMHPLLPQRELREACDRHDVELVAYTPIARGAVFDVPAIQDVASKHGVSEAQVSLTWLREKGVTAIPKATGRDHIADNWASLALELDDEDVAAIDGVDRRRREVDPSFGPWN
- a CDS encoding HTH domain-containing protein, with the translated sequence MSRTSAETTVVCHVRAPLLLEPVDQQVETLNECENEGTIDTVLLRSWPKEVTISSESPYPEVLDAVDRFERWADRQGVSIYPPFRERTRSTLTEGTKDVLVTPMLCLAVYRGDELYGVFPHSDGEETYTATDTIATLRTGELPTPMGSPALESPEPDTCPECDGRLVNGQGVYVCRDCEWIGETMSDGQYVPVSLSPVTRPTRSPTLPET
- a CDS encoding universal stress protein; the encoded protein is MNRSIESVLIPTDGSDGALAGAKHGLALASTVGADVSTISVVDTTEADAPERMLAAEEDSPFERSAEEAVETVAALAADVDADLEVETVVERGAPSRVIESYADEQGIDVVAMGTEGRTGLERALLGSVTENVLRTVSVPVLAVPPASPEPTGDGGYGSVLLPTDGSEPATVAVEWGIALAETYDATGHAIYSADTSRLLTGDGVDELFAALEQRGEDALATVRERATEAGVSVRGTLASGPPARVILEYVDDNDIDFVVMGTHGRSGIRRRLLGSVTENVVRNADVPVFCVPAGGDE
- a CDS encoding alpha/beta fold hydrolase; this translates as MRVPRPETGQLAGQFPYVRVGDGPKTVLVIPGIGDAMFDGEYGRPGAMGVAVQFRRFLEEYTVYVVSRPRGLPEGTSIRELAQNYAHVLERHVEPASVLGISMGGLIGQELAYERPDLVDRLVVAVAGCRLAAESVRVLRRLRRYGVEGRWTEIRSAFLEAMYTGWRRQLYPRLSRTVGRIRPPAPADPDDFLHSVDAVLEYDATDRLARIEPRTLVIGGDDDPFFPERILRETHDELPDAQLAMFRGARHGAFLERKEAFDDWVRQFLAGEPARARS
- a CDS encoding DUF790 family protein, producing the protein MLTKDLLRVSRAGGGFHPQFAGREHRPLAARVIGTFQGHVEKPRATLESALEDCEREADDYKLVRGFKSLLEREATFETRAAVAPERAREAAFEAAEAVGVVTADDRAMALIRAGESLEVSADDIEGALYADLEERQILASVDSRWGPNDLLAQYNLSLAQTALFDATEIRVRSSDPKALVSAIKRLRLMYEIHETERGREFVVTGPTRLFRATRRYGTRFARLLRTVAKADEWYLEATIDDRGTERTLSLSDSDPVRVPDAEPVADVEFDSTVEADFAGRIERLDLEWELLREPEPLATGTRVMIPDFAFEYAHDVSSDPETGSGPCDHDHDTDRRFRIYLEIVGFWTPEYVEKKLAQLEDVEDVDLLVAVDESLGVGEEIEARDHRVITYADRVRVKDVVDVLTEYERELTAANAAALPDELVPDDDDVVTLAELAACHGVSEAALEGKRFPEHDRVGRTLIRPSVLETVDDELEPGMRLAEAESVLEAVGITDASAALSSLGYRVEWEGLGGGIVRKQE
- a CDS encoding RsmB/NOP family class I SAM-dependent RNA methyltransferase, with product MESLERYRPVIDDFEAFLSACRRDLGIAVRVNTIKASVERATTTLEEEGVGYEQADWNPRVLGLETDSPGSTWTSYHGFTHGQEEVSAVPPVVLDPEPGERVWDACAAPGGKATQLAALMDDRGTVVANDNNLGRLSALRFNAERLGVTAMAVTNQDARNYSLKPLAFDEFDRALVDAPCSCEGTIRKNPDALEDWSLDHVHSVAGIQKGILRRAIQATREGGTVVYSTCTFAPEENEAVVDHVLDREDCRVVPFELDLEHSPGVTEWENETYDPSLEHAARIYPHQNDTGGFFVAKLEVTAE
- a CDS encoding DUF7122 family protein — its product is MSEDGDSDALEQNVGQQFDRLPATDAERTVEGRVSRGDVLAYFADRFGIPPETFDEHTFWEKGAGKIWIYAGESPSPAELEALGMTCLRTRQEHWKPTTDFVQRFGAHARTCVIELSREQARRFVAGEDQELAWDGDWGYLIAAHELGGDREPLGVGLYVHGELRSMVPKGRQRDL